A genome region from Bacteroides stercoris ATCC 43183 includes the following:
- a CDS encoding tyrosine-type recombinase/integrase translates to MTTIYTFAQSAIEEARSAGRYGTANLYSGAINSFRNFTGDIPLTFKEVTAGMIKRYEESLLQKGRRHNTISAYMRMLRSIFNQAYQQGIPDTIPADELFRFVFTGYEPTAKRAISPALIRRLSQLNLEHSPHLRFSRDLFLLSFYLRGIPFVDLVHLRKTDMKHNTIYYYRRKTRQQLSVYLEPYAAEILRRYTDKHSPSPYLLPILSAVGPEGYRQYKSALRLYNQHLHRLSKMLRLSVPLTSYVARHSWATTAKEEGVAIAMISEGLGHSSEKVTHVYLSSFNNNAMSKANRKVISTIHSKKKKRKKRE, encoded by the coding sequence ATGACTACCATATACACTTTTGCGCAAAGCGCAATCGAAGAAGCCAGAAGCGCCGGCCGCTACGGCACAGCCAACCTGTATTCCGGCGCCATCAACAGTTTCCGGAATTTTACCGGCGACATCCCCCTTACCTTCAAGGAAGTGACGGCGGGAATGATAAAACGATACGAAGAAAGCCTGTTGCAGAAAGGCCGGCGCCACAATACCATCTCCGCCTATATGCGCATGCTGCGTTCCATATTCAACCAGGCATACCAGCAAGGCATTCCCGATACGATACCTGCCGACGAGCTGTTCCGCTTCGTATTCACAGGCTACGAGCCTACCGCCAAACGTGCCATCTCCCCCGCCCTTATACGGCGTCTCTCGCAACTGAATCTGGAACACTCCCCCCACCTGCGCTTCAGCCGCGATTTATTCCTGCTCAGCTTCTACCTGAGAGGCATTCCGTTTGTCGACCTGGTTCATCTCCGCAAAACGGACATGAAACACAATACCATTTACTACTACCGCCGCAAGACCCGCCAGCAGCTATCGGTCTACCTCGAACCGTACGCCGCCGAGATTCTGCGACGCTACACCGACAAGCACTCCCCCTCTCCTTACCTTCTGCCCATACTCTCAGCGGTCGGTCCGGAAGGCTACCGGCAGTACAAAAGCGCTCTGCGTCTTTACAACCAGCACCTGCACCGGCTATCCAAGATGCTGCGCCTGAGTGTGCCGCTCACCTCCTACGTGGCACGCCACAGTTGGGCCACCACCGCCAAAGAAGAAGGAGTAGCCATTGCCATGATAAGCGAAGGGCTGGGACATAGTTCCGAAAAGGTGACACACGTATACCTCTCTTCTTTTAACAATAATGCAATGAGCAAAGCCAACCGGAAGGTAATTTCCACCATTCACTCCAAAAAGAAAAAGAGAAAAAAAAGGGAATAG
- a CDS encoding undecaprenyl-phosphate glucose phosphotransferase: MKQILRFNKIIKSIIIAGDLCILNALFVTLYYVLDTDTQRILLSDSLPQLLVLLNLVYLLCNYSKGVVLHRRIVRADHIVMRAVRNTFCHAVVFISLITLVHFGSLSTRFLVIFYTAFLALLVLYRLIFRHFVKIYRRKGGNRRTVALVGDGFNMVELYEEMTADPTSGFKVVGYFAEHPSDNYPKECRYLGTPQEVIPYLKKSKAEQLYCGLTSSHSKEILPIISYCENNLIHFYSVPNVRNYLKRRMHLELIGSVPVLDIRQEPLAQPENRLAKRLFDIVFSLLFLCTIFPIIFIIIGLAIKITSPGPIFFKQKRSGEENKEFWCYKFRSMRVNKDSDKVQATLNDPRKTRLGNFMRKTSIDELPQFINVLLGDMSVVGPRPHMLKHTEEYSKLIDKYMVRHLVKPGITGWAQVTGFRGETKELWQMEGRVERDIWYLEHWTFMLDLYIIYKTVKNAVKGEKEAY, from the coding sequence ATGAAACAAATTTTGCGTTTCAACAAAATTATCAAGAGTATCATCATTGCCGGTGATTTATGCATTCTCAATGCACTCTTTGTAACCTTGTACTATGTATTGGACACAGATACCCAGCGTATCCTTCTCTCCGATTCACTGCCGCAATTGTTGGTATTGTTGAATTTGGTCTATCTCTTATGTAACTATTCCAAAGGAGTCGTGCTTCATCGCCGCATCGTACGTGCAGACCACATCGTAATGCGTGCCGTACGCAATACATTCTGCCATGCGGTAGTATTCATCAGCCTTATCACGCTGGTGCATTTCGGCAGCTTGTCTACACGCTTCCTCGTTATATTCTATACGGCATTCCTTGCACTGCTTGTATTATACAGACTCATATTCAGGCATTTCGTCAAGATATACCGCCGCAAGGGAGGCAACCGTCGTACTGTTGCACTTGTGGGCGATGGATTCAATATGGTCGAACTCTACGAAGAGATGACCGCCGACCCTACTTCCGGCTTCAAGGTAGTGGGCTATTTTGCCGAGCATCCTTCCGACAATTATCCGAAGGAATGCCGCTATCTGGGCACTCCCCAAGAAGTAATCCCTTATCTTAAGAAAAGTAAGGCCGAACAGTTGTACTGCGGTCTTACTTCCTCGCATAGCAAAGAGATTCTGCCCATCATCAGCTACTGCGAAAACAACCTGATTCATTTTTACAGCGTGCCCAACGTACGCAACTACCTGAAACGGCGCATGCACCTTGAACTGATAGGAAGCGTACCTGTGCTGGACATTCGTCAGGAACCGTTGGCGCAACCCGAAAACCGGTTGGCAAAACGCCTGTTCGACATCGTGTTCTCACTATTGTTCCTATGCACAATCTTTCCTATCATCTTCATCATAATAGGACTGGCTATCAAGATAACCTCGCCCGGACCTATCTTCTTCAAGCAGAAGCGTAGCGGCGAAGAGAACAAGGAGTTCTGGTGCTATAAGTTCCGTTCCATGCGTGTCAACAAGGACAGCGATAAGGTGCAGGCTACTTTAAACGACCCGCGCAAAACCCGTTTGGGCAATTTCATGCGCAAAACAAGCATTGACGAACTGCCACAGTTCATCAACGTTCTGTTAGGCGACATGTCCGTAGTAGGTCCCCGCCCGCACATGCTGAAACATACCGAAGAATACTCCAAGCTGATTGATAAGTATATGGTACGCCACCTTGTCAAACCCGGCATCACCGGTTGGGCGCAAGTCACCGGCTTCCGCGGAGAGACCAAGGAACTCTGGCAAATGGAAGGACGCGTGGAGCGTGACATCTGGTATCTGGAACACTGGACATTCATGCTCGACCTGTACATTATCTACAAAACCGTGAAGAATGCGGTAAAAGGAGAAAAAGAAGCCTACTAA
- a CDS encoding polysaccharide biosynthesis/export family protein, with the protein MRKRKSLIILLLLPLLLAGCQSYKKVPYLQDALQEVAAGDTGTADMPLYDARIMPKDLLTIVVSCPEEPELAIPFNLTVTSPLSKENNYLTNQPVLQQYLVDNKGDIDFPIIGNIHIGGLTKSEAEELIKDKLQPQFREIPIVTVRMVNYKISVIGEVAHPGTFTISNEKVNIFEALAMAGDMTVYGIRDKVKLIREDNQGKREIITLNLNDSDIINSPYYYLQQNDILYVTPNKTISKNSGISNSTTIWISVVGTLVSLASLITTIIK; encoded by the coding sequence ATGAGAAAAAGAAAAAGTCTGATTATTTTATTGTTGTTGCCGCTATTGCTGGCAGGGTGTCAAAGCTATAAAAAAGTTCCTTATCTTCAGGATGCACTGCAAGAAGTTGCTGCCGGAGATACCGGCACAGCTGATATGCCGTTATATGATGCACGCATCATGCCGAAAGACCTACTTACTATCGTAGTGAGTTGCCCCGAAGAACCGGAATTGGCGATACCGTTCAATTTAACGGTGACGAGTCCATTAAGCAAAGAGAACAACTACCTGACAAACCAGCCTGTACTGCAACAGTATTTGGTAGACAATAAAGGTGACATAGACTTCCCTATCATCGGTAATATCCACATAGGCGGTCTGACAAAAAGCGAAGCGGAAGAATTGATAAAAGACAAACTCCAACCTCAATTCCGTGAAATACCCATTGTTACCGTACGCATGGTCAACTATAAAATCTCCGTTATCGGTGAAGTTGCCCATCCCGGCACATTTACCATCTCCAATGAAAAGGTAAACATTTTCGAGGCACTTGCCATGGCAGGAGATATGACCGTATATGGTATCCGCGACAAAGTAAAATTGATTCGGGAAGACAATCAGGGAAAGCGCGAAATCATTACCTTAAACCTGAATGACAGTGATATCATCAATTCGCCCTATTACTATTTGCAGCAGAATGACATACTTTATGTCACTCCCAATAAAACGATTTCCAAGAACTCCGGTATCAGTAATAGCACCACTATATGGATCAGCGTAGTAGGAACGCTCGTTTCATTGGCAAGTTTAATTACTACAATCATCAAATAA
- a CDS encoding Crp/Fnr family transcriptional regulator, producing MDTLLKETVNATVNSRYPGMAPEGRRQLEEILIRREVEKGELLLKERQVSHNIVLVGKGMLRQFYYKNGKDVTEHFSYEGCIVICIESTLKKEPTHLMIEALEDSVVYLLPYDKLMLLTEISWEINMFYRKILEYSLIVSQIKADSWRFETARERYSQLMEQQPEVIKRAPLSHIASYLLMTPETLSRVRSGIL from the coding sequence ATGGACACATTACTCAAAGAAACAGTGAATGCCACCGTCAACTCCCGCTATCCCGGCATGGCGCCCGAAGGCAGACGGCAGTTGGAAGAAATCCTGATCCGCAGAGAAGTGGAAAAAGGCGAACTTTTACTGAAAGAGAGACAGGTAAGCCATAATATCGTACTCGTTGGCAAAGGCATGTTGCGCCAGTTCTATTACAAAAACGGAAAAGACGTCACCGAGCATTTCTCCTACGAAGGATGTATCGTCATCTGCATTGAAAGCACGCTGAAGAAAGAGCCCACCCACCTCATGATTGAAGCGCTCGAAGACAGCGTGGTCTACCTGCTGCCCTATGACAAGCTGATGCTTCTTACCGAAATATCGTGGGAAATCAATATGTTCTATCGCAAGATACTCGAATATTCCCTTATTGTTTCACAAATCAAAGCTGATTCCTGGCGGTTCGAGACAGCACGCGAACGCTACAGCCAGCTGATGGAACAACAGCCGGAAGTCATCAAGCGCGCCCCTCTGTCGCACATAGCCTCCTACCTGCTGATGACTCCAGAGACCTTAAGCCGGGTACGTTCGGGCATACTCTGA
- a CDS encoding MATE family efflux transporter — protein sequence MIQQENLKKRLARLAAPIFIETLLIMMLGAVDTVMLSRHSDNSVAAVGVVNQIIMLTFLVFEVINLGTSVLCSQYLGARLHKQVVQVVGVSLLVNFAVGVGISMLLFGCAEPILRLMGLGPELMQDGMDYMRIVGAFAFFQALSLTLSASLRSANKAVYPMLVTVVVNVLNIIGNYSLIFGRFGFPELGVEGAAISTAFSRGVSMVILFVILFRKHIHRFPPAYFRPFPWVELKNLMKVGLPSAGEQLSYSSSQVVITYFINMLGVEALATRTYCVNIIMFAYLFSISMAQGGAICIGHLIGEKKPRAAFLMGKYVMKKSVMITVILSCILALFGHVIFGWLTSNAEIIKMGVTILVIDIVLEIGRPVNIFATNALRAAGDVNYPFYVGLVVMWSVAVGLGYLFGIPLGWGICGMWVAFLLDENIRGAIFVRRWYSMKWASKSFIR from the coding sequence ATGATACAGCAGGAGAATCTGAAGAAACGGCTTGCCAGGCTGGCGGCCCCCATTTTCATAGAGACATTATTAATCATGATGCTTGGCGCGGTGGATACCGTTATGCTGAGCCGCCATTCGGACAACAGTGTGGCTGCCGTAGGGGTGGTCAATCAGATTATCATGCTGACTTTCCTGGTGTTTGAGGTGATTAATCTCGGTACTTCCGTGTTGTGTTCGCAGTATCTCGGCGCACGGCTGCATAAACAGGTGGTGCAGGTGGTGGGAGTATCTCTCCTGGTGAACTTCGCGGTGGGTGTAGGCATCAGCATGCTGCTGTTTGGGTGTGCGGAGCCTATCCTGCGGCTGATGGGGCTGGGGCCCGAACTGATGCAGGACGGCATGGACTATATGCGTATTGTAGGGGCGTTCGCCTTTTTCCAGGCATTGTCGCTTACTCTTTCCGCTTCGTTGCGCAGCGCCAACAAGGCGGTGTATCCGATGCTGGTGACGGTGGTGGTGAATGTGCTGAATATAATAGGTAACTATTCCTTGATTTTCGGACGTTTCGGCTTTCCGGAATTGGGAGTGGAGGGGGCGGCCATCTCTACGGCTTTCAGTAGAGGGGTGTCCATGGTGATCCTGTTTGTAATCTTGTTCCGCAAGCATATCCACCGTTTCCCGCCGGCCTACTTCCGTCCGTTCCCTTGGGTGGAGTTGAAGAACCTGATGAAGGTGGGGCTGCCTTCTGCCGGCGAGCAGCTTTCTTACAGTTCGTCGCAGGTGGTGATTACTTATTTCATTAACATGCTGGGAGTGGAAGCGCTTGCCACGCGTACTTATTGTGTCAATATCATCATGTTTGCTTATCTGTTTAGCATCTCCATGGCACAGGGCGGGGCGATATGCATCGGGCATCTGATAGGGGAGAAGAAACCGCGGGCGGCTTTCCTGATGGGGAAATATGTAATGAAGAAGTCGGTGATGATAACCGTGATTCTGTCTTGTATTCTTGCTCTTTTCGGACATGTTATTTTCGGTTGGCTGACGTCCAATGCCGAGATTATAAAGATGGGGGTTACCATTCTGGTTATTGATATTGTGCTGGAGATAGGGCGTCCTGTCAATATCTTCGCGACGAATGCGCTGCGTGCGGCGGGCGATGTGAATTATCCGTTCTATGTAGGGTTGGTGGTGATGTGGAGTGTAGCCGTAGGGCTTGGCTATCTGTTCGGCATTCCGTTGGGTTGGGGCATTTGCGGCATGTGGGTAGCGTTTTTGCTGGATGAAAATATCCGCGGGGCTATTTTTGTGCGCCGTTGGTACAGCATGAAATGGGCAAGCAAGAGTTTTATAAGATAA